A section of the Microbulbifer pacificus genome encodes:
- a CDS encoding PP2C family protein-serine/threonine phosphatase produces MSEAKVDANVNAGGSAGGSERPSGVSHPVLREAQRSAGATHPGYRREQNEDAFWGDESRGIWVVADGLGGHQAGEIASQTVVEEIQRSSATDRHYEQALRRAHALLVGEETSTTAMGTTAVVVAEDGNYFHIYWVGDSRAYLWTPPTTDSGDETEVDAPHGSLTQLTVDHSYVQMLVDSGAINQEEAANHPNRHVITRCIGGSANPTLEIDRASFAWNPGQKLLLCSDGLSNDVSADEICQILAKNTDNQRASELLVAAALDAGGRDNITVQVINSPASATANDENLNSRTPPRPPVSRQIFPFPRTLSARIATIAIILSIGVYAAWQLLNG; encoded by the coding sequence GTGAGTGAAGCCAAGGTAGATGCCAATGTTAATGCCGGCGGAAGTGCCGGTGGCAGCGAACGCCCCAGTGGGGTGAGCCACCCTGTACTCCGTGAAGCGCAGCGCAGTGCCGGTGCAACGCACCCGGGTTATCGCCGCGAGCAGAACGAGGACGCCTTCTGGGGCGATGAGTCCCGAGGTATCTGGGTCGTGGCAGACGGTCTCGGCGGCCACCAGGCCGGTGAAATTGCCAGCCAAACCGTGGTCGAAGAAATTCAGCGCTCCTCGGCCACCGACCGGCATTACGAGCAGGCCCTGCGCCGTGCCCACGCCCTTCTCGTGGGCGAAGAAACCAGTACTACCGCCATGGGAACCACAGCGGTGGTTGTGGCAGAAGACGGCAATTATTTTCATATCTATTGGGTCGGCGACAGCCGCGCCTATCTGTGGACCCCGCCGACAACCGACAGCGGCGACGAGACCGAGGTGGATGCCCCGCACGGCTCTCTCACGCAACTGACGGTGGACCACTCCTATGTGCAGATGCTGGTGGACTCCGGAGCCATCAACCAGGAAGAAGCTGCCAACCACCCCAACCGCCACGTCATTACACGCTGCATTGGCGGTTCCGCCAACCCGACATTGGAAATCGACCGCGCCTCATTTGCCTGGAACCCCGGGCAGAAACTTCTGCTGTGTAGTGACGGCCTGAGCAACGATGTCAGTGCGGATGAAATCTGCCAGATACTGGCAAAAAACACCGACAACCAGCGTGCCAGTGAACTGCTGGTAGCCGCCGCGCTGGACGCGGGCGGCCGCGACAACATCACCGTGCAGGTCATCAACTCGCCGGCTTCGGCGACAGCAAATGATGAAAACCTGAACTCCCGCACACCTCCCCGGCCACCTGTGTCCCGGCAAATTTTTCCCTTTCCGCGCACACTGTCCGCCAGAATCGCTACAATTGCGATTATTTTATCAATCGGTGTTTACGCGGCCTGGCAGCTGCTGAACGGTTAA
- a CDS encoding FHA domain-containing protein produces the protein MLKLCDVKDASQSVWLVAPKVTIGRGSQCDLTLADASVAKLHAEILVDGEELELRNLAGNGQVMVNGKLVDGSCRLYRNDRVQLGERNLAVVDPKVTRLKAAGANANVSWALRANHPAIVGRVFPVRETSVVGRSDECDLTFAMSHLSRRHARLEVREGLLFVVDLGSANGTFLNNQRVTECRVRRGDELRFDSLSFSVVGPADDIDKTTVRQAVPLPEAARQSAALTQAIDRARSRPAVKSPLQQEVSDVTHSAPGVAGEVASARSNGWIWIGAVVAAVVVGGYFWAQGQGLV, from the coding sequence ATGCTGAAACTTTGTGACGTAAAAGATGCCAGTCAAAGCGTATGGCTGGTGGCGCCCAAGGTCACAATCGGCCGTGGCAGTCAGTGCGATCTGACACTGGCGGATGCTTCGGTGGCGAAACTCCATGCGGAGATTCTGGTAGACGGGGAAGAGCTGGAACTTCGCAATCTGGCCGGAAATGGCCAGGTGATGGTCAACGGTAAATTGGTTGACGGCAGTTGCCGCCTGTATCGGAATGACCGGGTACAGCTGGGTGAGCGGAATCTCGCGGTGGTCGACCCTAAAGTTACCCGGCTGAAGGCTGCTGGCGCCAATGCCAATGTCTCCTGGGCGCTGCGTGCCAACCACCCGGCCATTGTCGGGCGCGTATTCCCGGTGCGTGAGACCTCTGTGGTGGGGCGTTCGGACGAATGTGACCTGACCTTTGCCATGTCCCATCTCTCCCGCCGCCACGCGCGCCTTGAAGTGCGGGAAGGGCTGTTGTTTGTGGTGGACCTGGGCTCTGCCAACGGTACCTTCCTGAACAATCAGCGCGTCACCGAATGCCGTGTACGACGGGGGGATGAACTGCGCTTTGACAGCCTGAGTTTCAGCGTGGTGGGTCCCGCAGACGATATCGATAAAACCACCGTGCGCCAGGCCGTCCCGCTCCCTGAAGCGGCGCGGCAGAGCGCCGCTTTGACACAGGCCATCGACCGTGCGCGTTCTCGCCCGGCGGTAAAATCACCACTGCAACAAGAGGTGTCCGACGTCACTCACTCCGCACCCGGAGTTGCGGGTGAGGTCGCCAGCGCACGGAGTAACGGCTGGATCTGGATTGGTGCAGTGGTGGCGGCGGTTGTCGTTGGCGGTTATTTCTGGGCACAGGGACAGGGCCTTGTCTAA
- a CDS encoding glutaredoxin family protein, whose protein sequence is MSERPLVFYTTLGCSLCEKAKPEIWPLLEKFGLFLQPVDIADDEELTRLFGWSIPVVGLGEVEDVLCWPFTSSELESWLQARLP, encoded by the coding sequence ATGTCAGAACGTCCGCTGGTGTTCTATACCACCCTCGGTTGCAGCCTGTGTGAAAAGGCCAAGCCGGAGATCTGGCCGCTGTTGGAGAAGTTTGGCTTGTTTCTGCAGCCGGTGGATATCGCCGATGACGAGGAGCTGACCCGGCTGTTCGGTTGGAGTATCCCGGTGGTGGGACTCGGCGAGGTGGAGGACGTTCTCTGCTGGCCATTTACCTCCAGTGAGCTGGAGTCCTGGTTGCAGGCCCGGTTGCCCTGA